The segment CATAACCAAGCCTTTTTGCTCAACTATTTATAAATGCACATGAAAAGATGCACTGCAAACTAAGTGGAAAGTCCTGTACAGACCCAAGAAAGGACAAGAAAATTGCTATATAACATATAATTCAAGAAGCAGTGTAcgcttctgttttctgaaaagaaaatcaaaataaaagacATCCTTTTGCAAAGGAACAAACCCACCCCTTTCAAGTTTTTGTATCTGtagacttatttttaaaaattaaaatattacctcattaaaagaagaaaggttGAGTTTTTTGGCAATGAACTTCTTTAGATGCAAGACTGTTGCTTGTGCAGAGCAACGAATCCATTTTCGTTTCAATCCACGCAGTTTGCTGCTATTGCACTCCAAGCAGATGCTTACCTtcaggaaaaaggcaaaaagttgTTGGCTGCAACAATTTTCTGCAGTCTTATGTATTCCACATGCAATTTTTATTAATCCAGTACAGTAAAGTACAGTACTAGTGCTCTTTAAACTGAAACACCTATTAAGAAAACCGCATTTTCTAAGATTTCATAAGCTGAGTGgtaaataaaaagacaaatatgTTCAAGTAGTAATTTTTGATGTCGGAACAAGGCTGCTTCAGTCCAAATTCATAGGTTGTCAATAGCTTAAGAGGGCCATATGTTAAAAGCTACAGCaagaaaacagtaagaaaacCATGGTCAATTCTTAATGATTGCTTCTAACATAATTTCTTGTTGTCAATGCAACTGCTGATCTAGCTTAATTTTAACATGTTTAAAAAGAATGAATACAAATGATatgacaaatatttcaaattctcACTTTTTCTCCCATCCAGCTATTCATTACAGTCTAAACTCTTTGTAATGGTATGCTTGTATTGCACTAGGAGGATCTAGTAACAAGTACAATCCCTTACATGGcaactgggaagaaaattaacccaAGCTAAAGTTACTCTGGACTTGCATAACCAGAAAACATAAAAGACATGGCTTGTTTATACCAAAGGGAAGTTTCACCTTCAAACATGCTTTGTGGTCTAAACTTAAGAGTGGGATTCCCTGATATGATATTTTTATGATACAGGGCTAATACTGTATTAGTATTAAAGgttgaaaacaaaatatgtaaTAAGTTAGTAAGAGTGCTGTTAAGGAAACCTGTCTGCCCATCCAGGAATCACTCTGGCAGTCACATTCCCACCACCTAAGCTGGGAATAAAGCCCCTTCACAGCTACACCCCTCACACTCACATTCAGACCAGGATTCCTTACCAGCTCAACCCCATAGCAGAGTCTCAGACATCCAAGTCTTTCAAACAGCTTAATCGTGGTGCAGTAACTAAATAACAACAGCTCCAGCTGGTGCCTCTGAGAAGGGGCCCAGAACAAAGGAACCCCTGGGCTTTCATACCCTCACAGCACCAAAGTCTGGGGGTCTCAGCTGCTTCTGTGTCTCAGTGTCCAGTCCCCAGGCTGGTGCCacaggtccctgtgccccttCCTGTGCCAAGGGTTGGCAGTTCATGGCCTCTTGCCTTGGGCTCCCATccagagctcagcctgcagctctcaTTGCAACTGCACTCTGAGCTACCTGCACTGAATGTGTTAACAGTGCCAGAGGTTTAATTCATAATTACCAATACACATTCAGCTTAATGTATGATGGTAACTAACACTGGGGTACACTCCTgtagaaagcagaaaattacattaatttgtTTTGACAGCAAACTTTGAAGACTCATAAACAGTCAAAACTATAAAGATATTTGCAGGAAGATTTGAATGTATTCTCCATTCCTGCCAAAACCCAAAGGTAAAACCTCATGCTTACAAAAAAGCATTGCCCAAACTGCATCGTGTTTGTATCAGAGAACAGAAGAAGTAGCTTGAAATAAACTTACTTTCTTCTCTGTTAGATTATCAAAGTTACCTTACCAAGCCACAACAGCTAAAACACAAGATAAAACTAGAGCATGCCCTATGAGCCCACCTGTTCATCACTTCGGTGGTAGTCATTAtcttcttcctgtttttcttctgaagtttctttatttatattttcatctGCTTTAGTTTCACCTtagataaaaaaacccagatatatggcatacatatatattattatCATATATAAACTCCACATATACTCAGCAGCATCTTATAGCACTAATACAATTAAAACAGCAAGTTTCAGGACTGCAGAACAGAATAAGCTTTGCTATTCCCAAATTGTGCTTATTGGCTCAAGCAACACTTCCAGCCAACAGCCCGTGACATGAAAGAGGAGAACACCTATGGAGTTCAGCTGCTAGCGGCCCAGAAGCTGGGTAATTTCACAGTCCCCATGTAGGCACTACTGTGGAGACCAACTTTGCCACAAGCAACATGGTATTAAcagctaaaacaaaaaattctgtgCAGAAATAAGGAACAAGGCAATAATCCTATGCTGACTCTATTCCTTGCTGTTATGAAACAATGATTGTAATATACCCCCTGGGCACATACTTCCAACAGATCTGTTCATCAATTTACTATATGTCACCCACCAAAGACAGAATAAATAAAGGACTATTTACCATTTCGATGAGAATCTAGGTGCTGTTTTGTAGAACACGTCTCCCCTTTGATATCCCCTGGAACTTCCATGCCCAGTTTGTGATAAAACtccctttgttttttcatttccgctgtttaaaattgcaaatattAATTCCTGTAATAAAGTTCTAATGCAATATTTATGAAGTTATTCCAAATCCCTTCCCACTATAGGATTGCAAACAAGTGGCAGTGGTGTCATTATTTCCTGTCTTCTATCTCTCCTATTGCATCAAGTTATGCCtaatcttatttttcagaattagaAAAGCATAAAGTTATCTGTAGAGTTACTACTATACTATTACTGCTAGAATGAGATggaatttaaaatactgtagcTAATTTTAAATATCCCCCATTTTGAATATGACTATATTTCAGTCAAAACAttggttttgaatttttattcGTAGTTATGGTTTTCAATAtcccagaaataatttttaaagtatctaTTTAATCACACTGACATTTGGAAATGCCaatttggaaaagcagcttcaATAGATTAAAACACtctatttaaatgaaaactttaaCATAGattaagaccaaaaaaaaaccactgagcAATATTTATAAAGTATTTCTTTAGTTCAACAGATCTAGCGTCAAAGAGGATTATGAAAACAGTAATTGAAAGTTCTCTAACAAAAAAGATCTCTGAAAAATAGCAGAAactaaaagcattttaaaattgcattttaccTCTGAGAATTCTAGAAAGCTTGCACAACAGGTGTAACAAAAACAAATTAGAGTTATGGTATGGCAACATTTGAAAACTGAATGACTATTCTGCTTTACATAATACTGCTTTTGGAAGAAACATCCCACGTTGCCTCCCACCACCCCCACACTCAGTTGCTGCTAGTACAGGTAcgaaattaaattaattgctAAAAATTACACAAGTGAAAGAGTCTTGTTttccactgtatttttttctcagttgccccccacccccagcccctctttTCATCACCTGAAACTTTCTTTTAACTTTAATGTCAAGAAGTATGTGCAAACTGACCTTTAAAAAGGTCACACCGCAACTTACCTTCTTGGAGGCCTGGCACAAGTTTGTAAACAATATCTTGCATTGTTCTGTCATGACtagcaaggaaaaacaaaaacaaaaacaaaaacaaaccaaaaaaaaaaccaaaaaaacaaaatcaaaagcTTAAGTTCATGATCTtaattgaaaacatttctgtttaagTTCCAGTACTAACCATATGCAAAAATCTCTAAATTCACCTAAGAAGAATTTTACTTCTCAATCAGTATTTCTATCAAACCAGAAAGAACAGCAATACAAAAGCAACTATGAAAAAGTACAagctaagaaagaaaacaaatgaaagttTGAGAAAAACTAGTCTGTAGAAGAATTCACCCCACCGAGTATGTCCTTCTGCATCCAGACAAGTATGACAGTAATAACCTAAAACGCTTTTCCAACTTAGAGATAAActcatttttattacaaaagaaTCAATAATAGCTTGTTTCTCACACCTATAGACTAATTTCTCACATTTCTAGATTAGTTATCTTTACTAGGATCTTTGAAAATGCATGAGAGAAGTTCACAGAAAAAGACCACAACAAactaaattttacttttttcttaaaaggacAAAGTAACTGTGAGAAACATTATTTAGCTAAGTAGCCTGTAGAGGTAGTGTGGCTCAAATGACAAAAAGTCAACAATCCCACTGCAGGACAGTGGGGCCAGTTAAGATTCTAAACTTTAATCCCCAGCTCACCTAGAAAAATCCTGTTCTAATCTCAAATAAGTTATGGTCTcaaagaaattcaaagaaattaaGTATTACATTAAATTCCAATTAAGAAATAGTATAAGAAGCATTTCAAGTGTCTGCCTTGGCTGCTGCAATGTCATAATCTCAAAAGTGTCTGCAATATAAAGTCCTGAATTGGATTTGAACAGAAACAGCTTACAACAGTAGTCTCAGGCTTCTCATCACCTGACATGAGCACTCCACAGCAGTGGAGATCAGTAAGCAAGTACAGAAATGGTGACAAATCAAGACATTTACAAGCAGTAATTACAATATTCTAAGTAGCACTACAAGATTCAGAATATCACTTATCCTAAATTCATGTCATTTTCACCAGCAGCAATCCCGTTTGTACAGGCTGAGATTATGAAGTGTCATTAATGGACTGCAAACACATTGCCAAAATTATttgaacaaaaatatataaGTATGACACCACCATTAAATCAGAGGCAACAATTTGGGGGTTGGAACTAAATCAtacagatgatctttaaggtacCAAAGAATTTAAGACTCTGTGATGCTATTTAACAGTATTTAGAAATGTAAACAAGGAGACACATTTGGTTTACCATTTTTCAGACAGAGATGAATAGGAGTTTAAATCTCCATTTTCAAACACCTTGTGATACTCCGGACtgtcaattattttttaaaaaaagtaaataaatatatccGAAAGTAAGCTGGACAAAGTCTGTTTCAGTTTCAATGGGCAATATTTTACAACTAATTTAAGCAGCTTACTTAACTGAAGCgtatttaacaataaaaaacaaataacaaattGCCTTCTAGCTGCTTTCAATATCATGCTGTTTCCTGCCCCTTTTTGCACAAAACCCAGGTTTCAGAACCAAGGCAAACATGTTGTCTTACGTGTCATTTATTCATTCTTGCCTATTTGCATGTACCTGTCCCTTTAATTATACACTCATACAGGAGTATGAGTGTATATTATAAATGTGGAGACAGCATACTTAGTTACAGGCTCCTGAATGAGGATGAGCTTGAGCAACGTAAGGGTGTACAGAACATTGA is part of the Camarhynchus parvulus chromosome Z, STF_HiC, whole genome shotgun sequence genome and harbors:
- the PCGF3 gene encoding polycomb group RING finger protein 3 isoform X2, producing the protein MLTRKIKLWDINAHITCRLCNGYLIDATTVTECLHTFCRSCLVKYLEENNTCPTCRIVIHQSHPLQYIGHDRTMQDIVYKLVPGLQEAEMKKQREFYHKLGMEVPGDIKGETCSTKQHLDSHRNGETKADENINKETSEEKQEEDNDYHRSDEQVSICLECNSSKLRGLKRKWIRCSAQATVLHLKKFIAKKLNLSSFNELDILCNEEILGKDHTLKFVVVTRWRFKKAPLLLHYRPKMDLL
- the PCGF3 gene encoding polycomb group RING finger protein 3 isoform X1 encodes the protein MTTAVLLYDTSLPQTPKMLTRKIKLWDINAHITCRLCNGYLIDATTVTECLHTFCRSCLVKYLEENNTCPTCRIVIHQSHPLQYIGHDRTMQDIVYKLVPGLQEAEMKKQREFYHKLGMEVPGDIKGETCSTKQHLDSHRNGETKADENINKETSEEKQEEDNDYHRSDEQVSICLECNSSKLRGLKRKWIRCSAQATVLHLKKFIAKKLNLSSFNELDILCNEEILGKDHTLKFVVVTRWRFKKAPLLLHYRPKMDLL